A DNA window from Luteolibacter luteus contains the following coding sequences:
- a CDS encoding filamentous haemagglutinin family protein, producing the protein MITDLTLRSSLLNTAFRMTLGMSVLMSHASADILRGGGGKAGAAPPAANSTPAGGNTPAATNQARTNTTDTLARTTQALAAVRAMQLAARNNAINGPNNLGNHPVTGSPLPNVPDGLGSGGLKVDVDPLTGNPTWWQGAELPTQTSNGTKVEVTVKQTAQQALLNWESFNIGKNTTLNFDQSAAGSNVRQWIAFNKVTNSDNPTQILGNIKAQGQVYIINNNGIIFGGSSQVNTGALTVSAMPINDDLVTNGLLNNPNQVFLFDGLGKGRIGDVTVQAGAQISTPVSADGNGGRIFLTGANVTNNGTLSSASGQVILAAGLQVGVVAHNNSDPSLRGLDVFVGAVVDPASSLSPYAGTVTNSGLIEIQRASALLTGKTIQQNGVIDSTTSVSLNGRVDLLANYDAVGNPGYVASNPNTGSAFVWRSTGNVTLGENSVIQILPETGSAATAVGTKLALRSQINIQGKNIHHAEGSILLAPNAIASINAGTWAFVDSPNLPTSTFYSTGGQVFLDKGSVINLAGTTNALASVLQNIIELQLRGSELSVAPVQRDGELRGETIVVDLGKTGTYEGREWVGTPLADLIGYLGLVQRDVAQLTTAGGTLSISAGDAAVVREGSLIDVSGGWTNFQGGVVATTRVVSNGQIVDISQATPDQVYSGIYTGNSSVVHSKWGVVESFNRALAPAGTRYQEGYTQGADAGSVTITAPAIVLDGTLRGNTVAGGNQIRNEPGSSNLPEAAKLALHFRGRENVSPNYFVTYPDALDIVFQEGVEQEDVGDFVLDENGDAAAIPTDRKNNVYLSPDLLTDSGFGHLEVTNEDGRITVAEGQNLTTSPGGSISLTASNIDIRGNVTAAGGSLSFTALNISPYDAAVALSQPIPEVPAYRSGRGVFTLAEGATLSTAGLVTDDRNASSYDTPAIPDGGSISIQAYTADLREGSLVDVSGGYAMNSDGKGRYGNAGAISVLAGKDPRVSSILGGTLSLDGTLRGISGAKGGTLTLQAGAIQVGGSAGQSGVFHIDPAFFDQGGFTKFNLQGLGGPGLTAVSVAPGTIIEPIAKRLAVVANSPGGGLLLGEYEAVHGRAPDVSERQAVSLSFSSDGVRDAATGLLLHRGDVVIGEGSVIRTDPGATVEVKGNTATVLGSIYAAAGTIRVSGSTNTNAIFGDPNQALATTYLGSNSVLSATGSVVLKPDAYGRRIGSVLGGGSISVSGNIVAAAGAALDVSGTSGTLDVDPSSVVSNPVAKIPGTGLTNKPRVNQTVPVQVDSNAGSISLAGGQFLFSDATLRGNAGGASAEGGTLSVSSGRFYGVAETPSPSDITLSLTQSGPVLANPVSGNPIGQAITGSLGSGHGFLAADSFQSGGFDSLSLSGVLETRGAVTIDARGQVSLANQGILFNESNFTIHAGAVSLGMAFRPPTLPGEETSPIVYNGQPFIIPATYGSGTLDINASHIDVGSLSLQGTGAANLVAENGDVRGNGTFIMAGDLKVRAGQIYPTTASEFNLIAYDYQNGSGSQKGSITIESSGSRSLPYSAGGKLGIYASTIHQGGVLRAPFGTITLGWDGSGTAPRDWLTGTTKPFPVTTDLTLASGSITSVSAVDPKTGKALVLPYGYSPDGTVWIDPRGVDITAGGLPEKAITLSGGNLVQEAGSTIDLRGGGDLYADRWVSGLGGPVDILTNPNSYAIVPAYGADYAPYAPYNGSTSASNLIQGASGYTNGSLSVGDKVYLEGSKTLAAGYYTLLPARYALLPGAVLVTASQAGGLGSLELPGGASVVNGYRYNSLDGDRSAPQVSTRFEVASSKVVRQRAQYFDFLANTFIKQSAATLNAPVPVLPTDSGYLRFQATQSMELAGAVASKSISGGRGAAIDISTQLDTLISHGGSSGSAGAITLDATALNAFGAESLLIGGTRSRNSDGSSTVTVSSGKITVDNDGAPLAADDLILVAKNELVLAPGAELASTGTTKSNADTLKVVGDGALVRVSGNPAASVLRSGNTSSVTPLLTVGAGASIRGGSIILDSTSRLSLDSTATLAANAYTFGAGRVSVMLNPNAAVPSTGSLVLDNSFLGTLSASSSLGLLSYSSIDLHGAGSFGSSSLANLTLSAGEIRGVDQGGGTARLVAKDVLLQNPNGSVSTSPGASSGTLEISAETIRLGSNQIALNQYADVRLAASRGIIGEGKGGLSTQSALTLDAPRLTGAAGAVRTITAGGDLVLASTSGSSSGLASGGPGSTLTLTGSSVSAGGEILLESGNLTLHATTGDVLVNGKLDVSGNRRIFGDTARYYSAGSIKLGADAGDVVVAESATLDLSAHAGGGNAGSLSISNPVGGFVLDGTLLAKGGQGGSNGNFSLDTSGLLSLESLASKLSAASFTNRQEFRIRGGNVTLDGTSVARDFLLSADQGKITVSGTVDASGATGGSIRLVANGDLVLEKDAVLDASATNFSSAGKGGAITLEAGASRDGVAGIGEMKLKEGSTIDLSVAAEDAGSAALGKFGGKLHLRLPQLDGEINMGAIDSTITGASSILVEGYKIYDLTGTAGTITTATQNQIKADGEAFLGAAGSASDAYATITDRLLAHNEGLGSILVLAPGAEVINRTGNLTLGSTTSTSTSDWNLAGYRFGTKSAAGVLTLRASGNLTLYNTISDGFELATYNSLLLPGNTLLPTNTRSYSYRLVSGADFSSTDFGKTQSVEALAANAGSLILGKNNTNNFSNSNGSTTNNPGTSATTAAALANRYQVIRTGTGDIDIHAGRSVQLQNHFATIYTAGTVVADLTMGGTFDLPKLDQSQGTVTLGANQQPQPYAPQYSMAGGDVSIFAGLDIEHISRTNQNVVIADSQRQLPNNWLYRRGYVEADGTFGNSQGGDEASTTWWVDFSNFFQGIGALGGGDVTLVAGNNVNNVDAVIPTNARMPKGRPDASKMVELGGGDLIVRAGNNIDAGVYYVERGRGSLQAGGSIVTNSTRSPSIPQLGGTANTFDSSTWLPTTLFLGKGSFDVTSLGDLLLGPVANPFLLPPGINNTFWQKSYFSTYDKDSSVSVASVGGSVTLRQGATLPASGAGSISPILWAWIDRQQVLRSNPASASYYQPWLRLAETSVDSFRTVVSLLPPTLDVTSFGSNINLVGNLTLAPSATGNLELLAGGAINGLQRNGRVTFNGTSGSWGSSRINVSDADPNAIPGIASPFGYTSLVGYDPNQARSTRGNFLESVNRLFRETGATEGSQAILQVKQALHAAGLLHRDDDEPVRLYAGSGDISGLTLFSPKAALIYAARDITDVAFYLQNLSSSDTSVVAAGRDIIPSNANSLLRLLAGASGNVVNNDSPANAGDIQISGPGTLQVLAGRNLDLGAGAELADGTGAGISSIGNARNPALPGNGANLIVGAGITDATSLANSSLDFSSFIAEYVNSPQGEAYLKELAPGVDFASLADEEQARLALGVFYLILRDAGRNYAMNGNYDTALEAIKVLFGENPVPGDILTRGRSIRTTRGGAINLLTPGGGLTLANTAIGNPLSPPGIITESGGDIFTFAKNDVNIGIGRIFTLRGGNQVIWSTEGDIAAGSSSKTVTSAPPTRVLIDPQSASVQTDLAGLATGGGIGALATVAGVPLGDVDLVAPEGTVDAGDAGIRVSGNLNISANQVVNAGNISVGGSSSGTPSAPSAPSVATVTNAATAAAATSETAAAPAPEAKAEATETVIEEPESEISVEVLGYGGSDDEEEEEETP; encoded by the coding sequence ATGATCACCGACCTGACGCTCCGTAGTTCCCTGCTCAATACCGCTTTCCGCATGACGCTGGGGATGTCGGTCCTCATGTCGCATGCATCGGCGGACATCCTGCGTGGCGGTGGTGGTAAGGCGGGAGCAGCACCGCCGGCTGCGAACTCCACTCCTGCAGGCGGAAACACGCCTGCGGCGACCAATCAGGCCCGCACCAATACGACGGACACCCTGGCCCGGACGACCCAAGCGCTGGCGGCGGTGCGGGCGATGCAGCTTGCGGCCCGTAACAATGCAATCAACGGGCCGAACAATTTGGGAAATCATCCTGTTACCGGTAGTCCGCTGCCGAATGTGCCGGATGGTCTGGGTAGTGGTGGCTTGAAGGTGGATGTCGATCCGCTTACCGGGAACCCGACCTGGTGGCAGGGTGCGGAGCTTCCCACCCAGACGTCCAACGGGACCAAGGTGGAGGTGACGGTGAAGCAGACCGCCCAACAAGCCTTGCTGAATTGGGAGAGCTTCAACATCGGGAAGAACACCACGCTGAACTTCGACCAGTCTGCAGCCGGCTCGAACGTGCGACAGTGGATCGCTTTCAACAAGGTCACCAATAGCGATAATCCGACGCAGATCCTCGGGAACATCAAGGCTCAGGGGCAGGTCTATATCATCAACAACAACGGTATCATCTTCGGCGGCTCCAGCCAGGTGAATACCGGTGCACTGACGGTATCGGCGATGCCAATCAATGATGATCTGGTTACCAACGGGTTGCTCAACAATCCGAACCAGGTCTTCCTTTTCGACGGTCTCGGAAAAGGCCGAATTGGCGATGTCACCGTGCAAGCGGGGGCGCAGATCTCCACGCCGGTGAGCGCGGATGGCAATGGCGGACGGATCTTTCTGACGGGAGCGAATGTCACGAATAACGGAACGTTGAGCTCCGCCTCGGGACAGGTGATCCTTGCCGCGGGCCTACAGGTGGGTGTTGTCGCGCACAACAACTCGGATCCTTCCCTGCGCGGTCTTGATGTGTTTGTAGGGGCCGTTGTCGATCCTGCTTCGTCGCTCTCGCCCTATGCGGGCACGGTGACTAATAGCGGCCTGATCGAGATCCAGCGTGCGAGCGCGCTACTGACTGGCAAGACGATCCAGCAGAATGGAGTGATCGATAGCACGACCTCGGTCTCGCTCAATGGCCGCGTCGACTTGCTGGCGAACTACGATGCCGTGGGCAATCCCGGCTATGTGGCTTCGAACCCCAATACCGGTTCGGCCTTTGTCTGGCGCTCCACCGGGAATGTCACCCTGGGTGAGAACAGCGTGATCCAGATTTTGCCGGAGACCGGAAGTGCAGCCACCGCGGTGGGTACGAAGCTGGCACTGCGGTCCCAGATCAATATCCAGGGCAAGAATATTCACCATGCAGAGGGCTCCATTCTTCTCGCTCCGAATGCGATTGCCTCGATCAATGCAGGCACGTGGGCTTTCGTCGATTCTCCGAATCTCCCGACTTCCACCTTCTACTCCACCGGTGGTCAGGTGTTCCTCGACAAGGGATCGGTGATCAATCTGGCAGGGACCACGAATGCGCTTGCCTCGGTTCTGCAAAATATCATCGAGCTACAGCTGCGGGGCTCGGAGCTCTCGGTGGCACCGGTGCAACGCGATGGCGAGCTGCGGGGCGAGACCATCGTGGTCGATCTCGGGAAGACCGGAACCTATGAGGGTCGGGAGTGGGTTGGTACGCCGTTGGCTGATTTGATCGGCTACCTCGGGCTGGTGCAGCGGGATGTCGCCCAGCTCACAACCGCCGGTGGTACGCTCTCGATTTCCGCCGGCGATGCCGCGGTGGTTCGCGAGGGCTCCTTGATCGATGTCTCCGGTGGCTGGACAAATTTCCAAGGAGGAGTGGTTGCGACGACGCGGGTGGTTAGCAATGGCCAGATCGTCGATATTTCGCAGGCAACTCCCGACCAGGTTTATTCCGGGATCTACACGGGGAATTCCTCGGTGGTTCATTCGAAGTGGGGTGTCGTGGAGAGCTTCAACCGTGCGCTTGCTCCAGCCGGCACGCGCTATCAGGAAGGCTATACGCAAGGCGCGGATGCTGGATCTGTCACGATCACCGCGCCTGCGATTGTGCTGGATGGCACGTTGCGCGGGAACACGGTGGCGGGTGGCAATCAGATCCGGAATGAACCCGGATCGAGCAATCTGCCGGAAGCCGCCAAGTTGGCGCTGCACTTCCGCGGTCGTGAGAATGTCTCACCGAACTACTTCGTCACCTATCCAGATGCGCTCGATATCGTTTTCCAAGAAGGAGTCGAGCAGGAGGATGTGGGGGACTTCGTCCTCGATGAGAATGGCGACGCTGCCGCGATTCCAACGGATCGGAAAAACAACGTCTATCTTTCGCCGGACCTCCTCACCGATAGCGGTTTCGGCCATCTGGAGGTAACCAATGAGGATGGCCGGATCACCGTTGCCGAGGGGCAGAATCTCACGACTTCGCCCGGAGGCTCGATCAGCCTGACGGCTTCGAACATCGACATCCGAGGCAATGTCACCGCTGCGGGGGGCTCGCTTTCCTTTACCGCGCTGAACATCTCGCCCTATGACGCAGCGGTCGCACTTTCGCAGCCTATCCCCGAAGTGCCGGCGTATCGCTCGGGGAGGGGCGTCTTCACGCTCGCGGAGGGTGCCACCTTGAGCACCGCGGGTCTTGTGACGGATGACCGCAACGCCTCGTCCTATGATACCCCGGCGATCCCGGACGGGGGCAGCATCAGCATCCAAGCTTACACTGCGGATTTGAGAGAGGGTAGCCTGGTGGACGTCTCCGGAGGCTATGCCATGAATTCGGATGGCAAGGGCCGCTATGGCAATGCGGGTGCAATCTCCGTCCTTGCTGGCAAGGATCCCAGGGTTAGCTCGATCTTGGGCGGCACGCTTTCGCTCGATGGCACTTTGCGCGGAATATCCGGCGCGAAGGGCGGCACCCTAACGCTGCAAGCCGGTGCGATCCAAGTGGGAGGGTCTGCCGGGCAGTCCGGGGTCTTTCACATCGATCCGGCATTCTTCGACCAAGGCGGCTTCACCAAATTCAATCTCCAAGGTCTCGGTGGTCCGGGCCTTACCGCGGTGTCAGTAGCTCCGGGGACGATCATCGAGCCAATCGCGAAGCGCTTGGCCGTGGTGGCAAATTCTCCCGGCGGCGGGCTTCTGCTGGGTGAATACGAGGCTGTACACGGCCGAGCGCCGGACGTATCCGAGCGTCAAGCCGTGAGCCTCAGCTTCTCCTCGGACGGCGTGCGGGATGCTGCGACCGGCCTCTTGCTTCACCGGGGTGATGTGGTGATCGGCGAGGGCTCCGTGATCCGCACCGATCCAGGGGCAACGGTCGAAGTGAAGGGAAACACCGCCACAGTGCTAGGCTCCATTTATGCCGCGGCGGGAACTATCCGGGTTTCGGGCAGCACGAATACCAATGCGATCTTCGGCGATCCGAACCAGGCTCTGGCCACAACCTACCTCGGATCTAACAGCGTGCTCTCCGCCACTGGATCGGTAGTGCTGAAGCCAGATGCCTATGGTCGCCGCATCGGCAGCGTGCTGGGTGGTGGCAGCATTTCCGTTTCGGGGAATATTGTAGCTGCGGCTGGCGCGGCGTTGGATGTCTCCGGCACGAGCGGGACGCTCGATGTCGATCCTTCGTCCGTCGTTTCCAATCCGGTTGCAAAGATTCCCGGTACCGGCCTGACGAACAAACCGCGCGTGAACCAGACGGTGCCGGTACAGGTGGATAGCAATGCGGGATCAATCTCGTTGGCAGGCGGTCAATTCCTGTTCTCCGACGCGACTCTGCGGGGCAACGCCGGAGGTGCCTCGGCCGAGGGGGGAACCCTGTCGGTCTCGTCCGGCCGCTTCTATGGCGTGGCGGAGACTCCTTCGCCCTCCGATATCACGCTTTCCCTCACGCAGTCCGGACCGGTGCTGGCAAACCCGGTATCGGGGAATCCCATTGGTCAAGCGATCACGGGGTCGCTGGGTTCAGGACATGGCTTCTTGGCGGCCGACTCGTTTCAAAGCGGAGGTTTCGATTCGCTGAGCTTGAGCGGCGTGCTGGAGACCCGTGGGGCCGTGACCATCGATGCCCGCGGTCAGGTCAGCCTGGCGAACCAGGGGATACTCTTCAACGAATCGAATTTCACGATTCATGCCGGCGCTGTTTCGCTCGGCATGGCCTTCCGACCGCCGACCTTGCCCGGTGAGGAAACCAGCCCGATCGTCTACAACGGGCAGCCCTTCATCATTCCGGCGACGTATGGCAGTGGCACGCTCGATATCAATGCGAGCCACATCGATGTCGGCAGCCTGAGCTTGCAAGGTACCGGTGCCGCAAATTTGGTGGCGGAGAATGGGGATGTGCGTGGCAATGGCACTTTCATCATGGCTGGGGATCTCAAGGTACGTGCCGGGCAGATCTATCCGACCACGGCGAGCGAGTTCAATCTGATCGCCTACGATTATCAGAACGGCTCGGGTTCGCAAAAGGGCTCGATCACCATCGAGTCCTCCGGTTCGCGTTCGCTACCCTATTCCGCAGGGGGGAAGCTGGGGATCTACGCTTCCACCATTCATCAGGGCGGCGTACTGCGAGCGCCCTTCGGAACGATCACACTCGGCTGGGATGGAAGCGGAACGGCCCCTCGGGATTGGCTCACTGGCACGACGAAGCCGTTCCCGGTCACTACGGATCTCACGCTGGCATCGGGTAGTATCACCTCGGTCTCTGCGGTGGATCCCAAAACGGGCAAGGCGCTGGTGCTGCCCTATGGCTATAGCCCGGATGGCACGGTGTGGATCGATCCGCGCGGTGTGGACATCACGGCCGGGGGCTTGCCGGAGAAAGCGATCACACTCTCCGGCGGGAATCTGGTGCAGGAGGCGGGCTCGACCATTGATCTCCGAGGTGGTGGAGACCTGTATGCCGACCGTTGGGTATCCGGCCTGGGCGGCCCCGTGGATATCCTGACGAATCCCAACAGCTACGCGATCGTCCCGGCCTATGGTGCGGACTATGCACCCTATGCTCCTTACAATGGTTCGACCTCTGCTTCGAATCTGATTCAGGGTGCCTCCGGCTACACCAATGGGAGCCTCTCGGTTGGCGACAAGGTCTACCTCGAAGGAAGCAAGACACTGGCGGCCGGATATTACACGCTGCTGCCCGCGCGCTATGCGCTGCTGCCCGGGGCAGTATTGGTGACTGCTTCGCAAGCCGGAGGCCTTGGATCCCTGGAGCTTCCCGGCGGTGCCAGCGTGGTGAATGGCTACCGCTATAACTCCCTGGATGGAGATCGCTCCGCGCCGCAGGTGAGCACACGATTCGAAGTGGCTTCCTCCAAGGTCGTGCGCCAGCGCGCGCAGTACTTCGACTTCCTCGCGAACACCTTCATCAAGCAGAGCGCCGCAACCTTGAATGCTCCGGTGCCGGTGCTTCCAACCGATTCCGGTTACCTACGCTTTCAAGCCACGCAATCGATGGAACTCGCGGGTGCAGTTGCCTCGAAGTCGATCAGCGGGGGCAGGGGAGCCGCCATCGATATCAGCACGCAGCTCGATACCCTGATTTCTCATGGCGGCAGCAGCGGTAGTGCGGGCGCGATCACGCTGGATGCCACTGCTCTGAATGCCTTCGGTGCTGAGAGCCTGCTGATCGGCGGGACGCGTAGCCGCAATAGCGACGGCAGCTCCACGGTCACCGTGAGCAGTGGCAAGATCACCGTGGACAACGATGGCGCGCCCTTGGCCGCGGATGACCTGATCCTCGTCGCGAAGAACGAACTGGTCCTGGCGCCTGGTGCCGAGCTCGCGTCCACGGGCACGACGAAGTCGAATGCCGATACCTTGAAGGTGGTCGGTGACGGTGCATTGGTCCGCGTTTCGGGAAATCCTGCCGCGTCCGTCTTGCGCAGCGGGAATACCTCTTCGGTGACGCCGCTTCTGACGGTGGGAGCCGGTGCGAGCATCCGCGGAGGGTCGATCATTCTCGACTCCACTTCCAGATTGTCTCTCGATTCCACTGCCACGCTGGCCGCGAATGCCTATACGTTCGGAGCCGGTCGGGTCAGTGTGATGCTGAATCCGAATGCAGCGGTGCCATCAACTGGTAGCTTGGTGCTGGATAATAGTTTCTTGGGCACCCTCAGTGCTTCCTCCTCGCTGGGCCTGCTCAGCTATTCTTCGATCGATCTTCACGGTGCAGGGAGCTTCGGCTCCAGTTCGCTGGCGAATCTCACTCTTAGCGCGGGTGAGATCCGCGGTGTCGATCAGGGAGGCGGCACGGCGCGTCTGGTGGCAAAGGATGTGCTGCTGCAGAATCCGAACGGGTCGGTCTCCACAAGCCCTGGTGCCAGCTCCGGCACGCTTGAGATTTCGGCTGAAACGATCAGGCTTGGCAGCAACCAGATTGCCCTTAACCAATACGCGGACGTGCGTCTTGCGGCGAGCCGCGGAATCATTGGCGAAGGAAAGGGAGGACTCAGCACGCAATCCGCGCTGACCCTCGACGCACCGCGCCTGACGGGGGCTGCGGGTGCAGTGCGAACCATCACCGCGGGTGGTGATCTTGTGCTTGCTTCGACCAGTGGTTCGTCCAGCGGCCTGGCCAGTGGCGGTCCGGGATCCACGCTGACGCTGACTGGATCCTCTGTCTCTGCCGGCGGCGAGATCCTTCTGGAGAGCGGCAATCTCACGCTGCATGCAACGACCGGAGATGTGCTGGTGAACGGCAAGCTCGATGTTTCGGGCAATCGGCGGATCTTCGGGGATACCGCACGCTACTACTCCGCGGGCAGCATCAAGCTCGGTGCCGATGCGGGAGACGTCGTGGTGGCGGAGTCCGCGACCTTGGATCTTTCCGCTCATGCGGGCGGAGGAAATGCCGGCTCGCTTTCAATTTCGAATCCCGTTGGAGGCTTCGTGCTCGATGGCACCCTGCTGGCCAAGGGGGGGCAGGGAGGAAGCAACGGCAATTTCTCGCTGGATACCTCGGGGTTGCTTTCGCTCGAAAGTCTCGCGTCCAAACTGAGTGCGGCATCCTTCACGAATCGCCAGGAATTCCGCATCCGGGGTGGCAATGTGACCCTCGACGGAACCTCGGTGGCCCGGGATTTCCTGCTCTCTGCAGACCAGGGCAAGATCACGGTCAGCGGCACCGTGGATGCTTCCGGGGCTACCGGGGGCAGCATCCGTCTGGTCGCGAATGGCGATCTCGTCCTCGAGAAGGATGCGGTGCTTGATGCCTCCGCTACTAACTTCAGCAGCGCGGGCAAGGGCGGCGCGATCACCTTGGAAGCTGGTGCTTCACGCGATGGCGTGGCGGGCATTGGCGAGATGAAGTTGAAAGAGGGATCCACGATTGATCTCTCGGTGGCGGCGGAGGATGCCGGAAGCGCGGCGCTCGGGAAGTTCGGTGGCAAGCTCCACCTTCGCCTGCCGCAGCTAGACGGGGAGATCAATATGGGAGCGATCGACTCCACGATCACCGGTGCCTCCTCGATCTTGGTGGAAGGTTACAAGATCTACGATCTGACCGGGACTGCGGGCACGATCACCACGGCGACCCAGAACCAGATCAAGGCGGATGGCGAAGCATTCCTCGGCGCGGCAGGCAGCGCGAGCGACGCTTATGCCACGATCACGGACCGCTTGCTGGCACATAACGAGGGGCTTGGTTCAATCCTTGTGCTCGCACCGGGTGCCGAGGTGATCAACCGCACGGGAAATCTCACTCTGGGATCCACGACTTCCACCAGCACCTCTGACTGGAATCTTGCAGGCTATCGCTTCGGTACGAAGAGCGCCGCGGGTGTGCTCACCCTCCGTGCTTCCGGGAATCTCACGCTCTACAACACGATCAGCGATGGCTTCGAGCTCGCGACCTACAACTCGCTGCTGCTTCCCGGGAATACTTTGCTGCCAACCAATACACGGAGCTATTCATATCGACTGGTATCGGGTGCGGACTTCAGCTCGACGGACTTCGGGAAGACCCAATCCGTGGAGGCTTTGGCTGCGAATGCCGGCTCGCTCATCCTTGGAAAGAACAACACCAATAACTTCTCAAACAGCAACGGCTCGACCACTAACAATCCGGGCACCAGCGCCACGACGGCAGCAGCGTTGGCGAACCGCTATCAGGTGATCCGCACCGGCACCGGGGATATCGATATCCACGCGGGCCGTAGCGTGCAGCTTCAGAACCATTTCGCGACGATCTACACCGCGGGGACGGTGGTGGCGGATCTGACGATGGGTGGCACCTTTGACCTGCCCAAGCTGGATCAGAGCCAAGGGACGGTCACGCTGGGCGCGAACCAGCAGCCGCAGCCCTATGCCCCGCAATACAGCATGGCGGGGGGCGATGTCTCGATCTTTGCAGGACTGGATATCGAGCACATCTCGCGCACGAACCAGAATGTGGTCATCGCCGATTCCCAGCGCCAGCTTCCGAACAACTGGCTCTATCGCCGCGGCTACGTGGAAGCGGACGGGACCTTCGGCAATTCGCAAGGCGGAGACGAAGCCTCGACGACCTGGTGGGTGGACTTCAGCAATTTCTTCCAAGGCATCGGTGCGCTTGGCGGAGGTGATGTGACGCTGGTGGCGGGGAACAACGTCAACAATGTGGATGCGGTGATCCCTACCAATGCCCGCATGCCGAAGGGCAGGCCCGATGCTTCCAAGATGGTGGAGCTGGGTGGCGGAGATCTGATCGTCCGTGCCGGAAACAACATCGACGCTGGCGTTTACTACGTGGAGCGGGGTCGCGGCAGCCTGCAAGCGGGCGGCAGCATCGTGACGAACTCCACACGTTCACCCTCCATCCCGCAGCTCGGTGGGACTGCCAATACCTTCGACTCGAGCACTTGGCTGCCCACTACCTTGTTCCTCGGCAAGGGGAGCTTCGACGTGACTTCGCTGGGCGATCTGCTGCTCGGGCCGGTGGCAAATCCTTTCCTGCTGCCTCCCGGGATCAACAATACCTTCTGGCAGAAGTCCTACTTCAGCACCTACGACAAGGATAGTAGCGTCAGTGTTGCCTCCGTGGGAGGCAGTGTAACGCTTCGTCAAGGGGCTACCTTGCCGGCGTCCGGTGCGGGAAGCATCTCGCCGATCCTTTGGGCATGGATCGACCGCCAGCAGGTGCTTCGCTCGAATCCAGCATCGGCTTCCTATTATCAGCCTTGGCTGCGCCTCGCAGAAACGTCAGTGGATTCCTTCCGGACAGTTGTTTCGCTGCTGCCGCCGACGCTCGATGTCACTTCCTTCGGCAGCAACATCAACCTGGTGGGTAATCTCACCCTGGCACCATCCGCCACGGGAAATCTCGAGCTGCTTGCAGGAGGTGCGATCAACGGCCTGCAGCGGAATGGACGGGTAACCTTCAATGGCACGAGCGGCTCCTGGGGTAGCTCCCGCATCAACGTCTCCGATGCGGATCCGAATGCGATTCCGGGCATTGCCTCGCCTTTCGGCTATACCTCGTTGGTTGGCTACGATCCGAACCAAGCGCGCTCGACCCGGGGGAATTTCCTGGAGTCCGTAAACCGGCTTTTCCGTGAAACCGGAGCGACCGAGGGGTCTCAGGCGATCCTACAGGTGAAGCAGGCGCTGCATGCCGCGGGCCTGTTGCATCGCGATGATGACGAGCCGGTGCGTCTCTATGCCGGAAGCGGCGATATTTCCGGTCTGACGCTCTTCTCGCCGAAGGCGGCGTTGATCTACGCGGCCCGGGACATCACGGACGTGGCCTTCTATCTCCAGAACCTGAGCTCCAGCGATACCAGCGTGGTCGCCGCAGGCCGGGATATCATTCCTTCGAATGCGAACTCGCTGCTGCGCCTGCTCGCCGGTGCCAGCGGGAATGTGGTGAACAACGACAGTCCGGCGAATGCGGGCGATATCCAGATCTCGGGCCCGGGCACTCTCCAAGTGCTGGCCGGTCGCAACCTGGATCTGGGTGCGGGAGCTGAACTGGCAGATGGCACGGGAGCTGGCATCAGCAGCATCGGCAATGCGAGAAACCCCGCGCTTCCGGGCAATGGTGCAAACCTGATTGTCGGCGCGGGAATCACTGATGCGACTTCCTTGGCGAATAGCTCGCTCGATTTCTCCTCCTTCATTGCGGAGTACGTGAACAGTCCACAAGGAGAGGCTTACCTCAAGGAGCTGGCTCCCGGTGTCGACTTCGCTTCGCTGGCTGATGAGGAGCAGGCTCGCCTGGCACTGGGTGTGTTCTATCTGATCCTGCGCGATGCCGGCCGCAACTACGCGATGAATGGCAACTACGATACCGCGCTGGAAGCAATCAAGGTGCTCTTCGGCGAGAATCCGGTGCCGGGAGATATTCTCACGCGTGGCCGGAGCATCCGCACGACACGGGGGGGCGCGATCAACTTGCTGACGCCAGGCGGTGGCCTGACGCTTGCGAATACCGCGATTGGCAATCCGCTTTCACCTCCAGGGATCATCACGGAGAGCGGGGGTGACATCTTCACCTTTGCCAAGAATGACGTGAACATCGGCATCGGCCGTATCTTCACTCTGCGGGGTGGAAACCAGGTGATCTGGTCCACGGAAGGGGACATCGCTGCCGGTTCGTCGTCGAAGACCGTGACCTCTGCGCCGCCGACTCGAGTGCTGATCGATCCACAGAGTGCTTCGGTGCAGACCGACCTCGCAGGACTTGCGACCGGGGGTGGCATTGGTGCCTTGGCGACGGTAGCTGGCGTGCCGCTTGGTGACGTGGATCTTGTTGCACCGGAAGGCACGGTGGATGCGGGTGATGCCGGCATCCGGGTATCCGGAAATCTCAATATCTCGGCGAACCAAGTGGTGAATGCGGGGAATATTTCGGTGGGCGGTTCCAGCAGTGGAACTCCTTCCGCACCCTCGGCACCGAGCGTGGCTACCGTCACCAACGCGGCAACAGCTGCCGCTGCCACCTCCGAAACAGCGGCTGCGCCCGCTCCCGAAGCTAAGGCAGAGGCAACAGAGACCGTCATCGAGGAGCCGGAATCCGAGATCTCCGTAGAGGTCTTAGGCTACGGAGGTTCCGACGACGAAGAGGAGGAAGAAGAGACTCCCTAA